One window of Dechloromonas sp. ZY10 genomic DNA carries:
- a CDS encoding glycosyltransferase family 2 protein: MPAHRLSVVVPVYNEEDNVLPLVKRVHEALAAYAHPWELVLVDDGSSDATVERGLAAAGEYGAHVRIVELTRNYKQTAAMQAGVDAARGDVIVTMDGDLQNDPIDIPRMVARLLNENLDLVAGWRKNRQDGLFLRKIPSKIANKLIAHLTGVKLRDYGCSLKAYRADVIKRVRLYGEMHRFIPAWMATVTTPRRIAEEPTTHHARTAGVSKYGISRTFRVILDLIAVYFFMRFRARPGHFFGGIGLGLTGLSGLILTWLAWVKFGLGESIGGRPLLIVGIGGLIAGLHFITTGVLAELLARTYFESGAVRSYTARPEAPLADDAGWLKNE, translated from the coding sequence ATGCCCGCCCACCGCCTGTCCGTGGTGGTCCCCGTCTATAACGAGGAAGACAACGTGCTCCCGCTGGTCAAGCGCGTGCACGAAGCGCTGGCCGCCTATGCCCACCCCTGGGAACTGGTCCTGGTCGACGACGGCAGCAGCGACGCCACCGTTGAGCGCGGCCTGGCCGCCGCCGGCGAATACGGCGCGCACGTGCGGATCGTCGAACTGACGCGCAATTACAAGCAGACCGCAGCGATGCAAGCCGGCGTGGACGCGGCGCGCGGCGACGTGATCGTGACCATGGACGGCGACCTGCAGAACGATCCGATCGACATCCCGCGCATGGTTGCCCGGCTACTCAACGAAAACCTCGATCTGGTTGCCGGCTGGCGCAAGAATCGCCAGGACGGCCTGTTCCTGCGCAAGATTCCGTCGAAGATTGCCAACAAGCTGATTGCCCATCTCACTGGCGTCAAGCTGCGCGACTACGGCTGCAGCCTCAAGGCCTACCGTGCCGACGTGATCAAGCGGGTGCGCCTGTACGGCGAAATGCACCGCTTCATCCCGGCCTGGATGGCGACGGTAACCACCCCGCGCCGCATCGCCGAAGAGCCGACGACGCACCATGCGCGTACCGCCGGTGTCTCCAAGTACGGCATTTCGCGCACCTTCCGCGTCATCCTCGACCTGATCGCGGTGTATTTCTTCATGCGCTTCCGCGCCCGCCCCGGCCACTTCTTCGGCGGCATCGGCCTCGGCCTGACCGGCCTGTCCGGGCTGATCCTGACCTGGCTGGCCTGGGTCAAGTTCGGCCTCGGCGAATCGATCGGCGGCCGGCCGCTGCTGATCGTCGGGATCGGCGGCCTGATCGCTGGCCTGCATTTCATCACCACCGGCGTGCTCGCCGAACTGCTGGCCCGCACTTACTTCGAATCGGGCGCCGTGCGTTCTTACACCGCCCGCCCGGAAGCACCGCTCGCCGACGACGCCGGCTGGCTGAAAAACGAGTGA
- the argJ gene encoding bifunctional glutamate N-acetyltransferase/amino-acid acetyltransferase ArgJ, with amino-acid sequence MPVNYTTPSAEQLFPVAGVRLGTAEAEIRKKNRRDLTLIELAPGATVAGVFTQNRFCAAPVQLCRKHLASGREIRALVINTGIANAGTGEPGLAAAQASCAAVAETLGIAPEQVLPFSTGVILELLPVDRLIAGLPAARADLAADHWHAAAHSIMTTDTVAKAASRKFTVNGQEITISGISKGAGMIKPNMATMLGYLATDAGIAQPLLDALVKEAADASFNCITVDGDTSTNDSFVMIATGQSGLAFADGSEAGWAEVKAALIAVSVELAQAIVRDGEGATKFITIAVEGGKDAEECRKVGYAIGHSPLVKTAFFASDPNLGRILAAIGYAGIGDLDVDSIRVWLDDVLVAEKGGRAASYQEADGARVMQQAEITVRVDLGRGAAAAKVYSCDFSYDYVKINADYRS; translated from the coding sequence ATGCCCGTCAATTACACCACGCCTTCCGCCGAGCAACTTTTCCCGGTCGCCGGGGTGCGTCTTGGTACCGCCGAAGCCGAAATCCGCAAAAAGAACCGCCGCGACCTGACCCTGATCGAGTTGGCACCGGGAGCGACGGTGGCCGGCGTGTTCACCCAGAACCGCTTCTGCGCCGCGCCGGTGCAGCTGTGCCGCAAGCACCTGGCCAGCGGCCGCGAAATCCGCGCGCTGGTGATCAACACCGGCATCGCCAACGCCGGCACCGGCGAACCCGGCCTGGCTGCAGCGCAAGCGAGCTGCGCCGCCGTGGCCGAAACGCTGGGCATCGCCCCGGAACAAGTGCTGCCCTTCTCGACCGGCGTGATTCTCGAATTGCTGCCGGTCGACCGCCTGATCGCCGGTTTGCCTGCCGCCCGTGCCGACCTCGCCGCCGACCACTGGCATGCTGCCGCGCACTCGATCATGACCACCGACACGGTCGCCAAGGCCGCTTCGCGCAAATTCACGGTCAACGGCCAGGAAATCACGATTTCCGGCATCTCCAAGGGTGCCGGCATGATCAAGCCGAACATGGCAACCATGCTCGGCTACCTCGCCACCGACGCCGGCATCGCCCAGCCGCTGCTCGATGCGCTGGTCAAGGAAGCCGCCGACGCCTCGTTCAACTGCATCACCGTCGATGGCGACACCTCGACCAACGATTCCTTCGTGATGATCGCCACCGGCCAGTCCGGCCTCGCTTTTGCCGATGGCAGTGAAGCCGGCTGGGCCGAGGTCAAGGCGGCGCTGATTGCGGTGTCCGTCGAGTTGGCACAAGCCATCGTCCGCGACGGCGAAGGCGCGACCAAGTTCATCACCATCGCCGTTGAAGGCGGCAAGGATGCCGAGGAATGCCGCAAGGTCGGCTACGCCATCGGCCACTCACCGCTGGTCAAGACCGCCTTCTTCGCCTCCGACCCCAACCTCGGCCGGATCCTCGCCGCCATCGGCTATGCCGGCATCGGCGACCTCGACGTCGACAGCATCCGGGTCTGGCTCGACGATGTGCTGGTCGCCGAAAAGGGCGGCCGCGCCGCCAGCTATCAGGAGGCCGACGGCGCCCGCGTGATGCAGCAGGCCGAAATCACCGTCCGCGTCGACCTCGGACGCGGTGCGGCCGCCGCCAAGGTCTATAGCTGCGATTTCTCCTACGATTACGTCAAGATCAACGCCGACTACCGTAGCTAA